A window of the Juglans microcarpa x Juglans regia isolate MS1-56 chromosome 5D, Jm3101_v1.0, whole genome shotgun sequence genome harbors these coding sequences:
- the LOC121264816 gene encoding proteasome subunit alpha type-5 — translation MFLTRTEYDRGVNTFSPEGRLFQVEYAIEAIKLGSTAIGLKTKEGVVLAVEKRITSPLLEPSSVEKIMEIDDHIGCAMSGLIADARTLVEHARVETQNHRFSYGEPMTVESTTQALCDLALRFGEGDEESMSRPFGVSLLIAGHDENGPSLYYTDPSGTFWQCNAKAIGSGSEGADSSLQEQYNKDITLQEAETIALSILRQVMEEKVTPNNVDIAKVAPTYHLYTPSEVEAVINRL, via the exons ATGTTTCTCACTAG GACTGAGTATGACAGAGGAGTCAACACGTTCTCTCCTGAAGGGCGGTTGTTTCAGGTTGAATATGCCATCGAGGCCATCAAG CTGGGTTCAACTGCAATTGGGTTGAAGACAAAAGAAGGCGTCGTTCTTGCAGTTGAGAAACGTATCACTTCGCCACTGCTG gaACCCAGCAGTGTggagaaaatcatggaaattGATGACCATATAGGATGTGCCATGAGTGGACTGATTGCTGATGCTCGAACACTTGTTGAGCATGCACGTGTGGAAACTCAG AACCATAGGTTCTCCTATGGTGAGCCAATGACTGTGGAGTCTACAACCCAAGCTCTTTGTGATCTGGCCCTACGATTTGGCGAAGGTGACGAAGAATCCATG TCTCGACCTTTTGGAGTTTCTCTTCTCATTGCTGGCCATGATGAGAATGGGCCCAGCTT ATACTATACTGATCCATCTGGCACGTTTTGGCAATGCAATGCAAAAGCTATTGGTTCGGGTTCAGAGGGTGCAGACAGTTCTCTGCAAGAGCAATACAACAAG GACATCACTCTTCAAGAAGCTGAAACCATTGCTCTTTCCATTTTGAGGCAGGTTATGGAAGAAAAG GTGACCCCCAATAATGTTGATATTGCAAAGGTGGCTCCAACATACCATCTGTATACCCCTTCGGAGGTGGAAGCTGTCATTAACCGCCTATGA
- the LOC121264815 gene encoding proteasome subunit alpha type-2-B, which yields MGDSQYSFSLTTFSPSGKLVQIEHALTAVGSGQTSLGIKAANGVVIATEKKLPSILVDESSVQKIQSLTPNIGVVYSGMGPDFRVLVRKSRKQAEQYHRLYKEPIPVTQLVREIAAVMQEFTQSGGVRPFGVSLLVAGFDDNGAQLYQVDPSGSYFSWKASAMGKNVSNAKTFLEKRYTDDMELDDAVHTAILTLKEGFEGQISSKNIEIGIISTDKKFRVLTPAEIDDYLAEVE from the exons ATGGGAGACAGTCAGTATTCCTTCTCTCTCACCACTTTTAG TCCTTCAGGGAAGCTAGTGCAGATTGAACACGCCTTGACGGCGGTCGGATCTGGCCAAACCTCTCTTGGAATTAAAG CTGCTAACGGTGTTGTTATTGCGACTGAGAAGAAACTTCCTTCTATCTTGGTGGATGAATCATCC GTTCAAAAGATTCAGTCTCTCACACCAAATATTGGGGTTGTTTACAG CGGTATGGGTCCAGATTTTCGAGTTTTGGTTCGAAAAAGTAGGAAGCAGGCTGAACAATATCATAGATTGTATAAg GAACCAATTCCTGTCACACAACTTGTACGGGAAATTGCAGCCGTTATGCAGGAGTTCACTCAGTCTGG TGGTGTAAGGCCTTTTGGGGTATCTCTGCTGGTTGCTGGGTTTGATGACAATGGAGCGCAATTGTATCAG GTGGATCCTTCCGGTTCATATTTCTCATGGAAAGCTTCGGCAATGGGGAAGAATGTCTCAAATGCAAAAACATTCCTTGAGAAGAG GTATACTGATGATATGGAGCTTGATGATGCTGTGCATACGGCTATTTTGACACTGAAGGAGGG TTTTGAAGGACAAATTTCGAGCAAAAACATTGAGATTGGAATAATCAGCACTGACAAAAAATTCAG AGTACTAACCCCGGCCGAGATAGATGATTATTTAGCTGAAGTGGAGTAA
- the LOC121266454 gene encoding glycine cleavage system H protein 2, mitochondrial-like encodes MASRLLWASRAASYLRISVFHRGFSSVLKDLKYADSHEWVKVEGNSATVGITDHAQDHLGDVVYVELPEVGAPVEQGSGFGAVESVKATSDINSPVSGKVLEVNEELNDSPGLVNSSPYDKGWIIKVEVTDSGELKNLMDADQYSKFCEEEDAKH; translated from the exons ATGGCTTCCAGGTTGCTGTGGGCTTCAAGAGCTGCCTCATACCTCAGGATCTCAGTGTTCCACAGAGGCTTTTCTTCTG TTCTGAAGGATCTTAAGTATGCGGACTCTCATGAGTGGGTGAAAGTTGAGGGAAATTCTGCTACTGTTGGTATCACTGATCATGCTCAAGATCATTTAGGTGATGTCGTGTATGTTGAATTACCGGAAGTGGGTGCTCCTGTAGAACAGGGAAGCGGCTTTGGTGCGGTTGAAAGTGTCAAGGCTACTAGCGATATTAATTCTCCTGTTTCAGGGAAAGTTCTTGAAGTTAACGAGGAGCTCAATGACTCCCCTGGTCTT GTTAACTCAAGCCCATATGACAAAGGATGGATAATTAAGGTCGAGGTGACTGACAGCGGTGAATTGAAGAACTTGATGGATGCAGATCAGTACTCCAAGTTctgtgaagaagaagatgcaaagCACTGA